A window of Desulfotignum phosphitoxidans DSM 13687 genomic DNA:
TGGTTTATACGGCCTGGGCGTCTGCCGCCACCTTCCGGGGATCAGATTTCCGGGGCGGGGCCAACGGGGCCCGCATCCGTCTGGCCCCCCAGAAAGACTGGGAAGTCAACCAGCCGGAACAGCTGGCCAAAGTGCTTAACACCCTGGAAGAAGTCAAAGACGCGTTCAACAACGCCCAGACCGGCAATAAAAAAGTGTCTCTGGCAGACCTGATCGTCCTGGGCGGCTGCGCTGCCGTGGAGCAGGCGGCAAAGAACGCCGGGTATGATATCACCGTGCCCTTTGCCCCGGGCCGGACCGATGCCACGGATGCGCAGACGGATGCGGATTCCTTTTCCGTGCTTGAACCCAAAGCAGATGCGTTCCGCAACTATCTCCAGGCGAAGTTCTCGGTCAAGGCCGAAGAACTCATGATCGACCGGGCCCAGCTCCTGACGCTGACGGCCCCGGAAATGACCGTGCTGGTGGGCGGCCTGCGGGTGTTGAATGCCAACTTTGATCAGTCTGCCCACGGGGTGTTCACGGATAAACCGGAAACCCTGACCAACGATTTTTTCAAGAATCTGCTGGACATGGGAACCCAATGGTCGGCTGTGTCGGATGATGAAGACCTGTTTGAGGGCCGGGACCGGAAAACCAAAGAGAAAAAATGGACGGCCACCCGGGTGGACCTGATCTTTGGCGCCAACTCCCAGCTCCGGGCCCTGGCCGAAGTCTATGCCTGCGCCGATGCCGGGGAAAAGTTTGTGACCGATTTTGTGGCGGCCTGGGACAAGGTCATGAACCTGGACCGGTTCGACCTGGCAAAATCATAATCTGAACCGCGTCACCTCTTTTTGACGTGATCGTCCGACAAAGCGCGGCGTTTCCACATACCCGGAAGCGCTGCGCTTTTTTTAATCGCCGGATGCCTCGGTTTCAGTGGGTATAATCGACGTTCAGGCAGGAATTACAGACTTTGGAAAGGAAAAACAGATGGCCGTTTATCAATATGGAGACCGGATTCCGACAATCGGAAAAAATACATATATCAGTGATTCAGCAAGGGTGATCGGGGATGTGGTGATCCAGGACAACTGCTACATCGGTCATGGCGCTATTGTCCGGGGAGATTACGGCACGATTCATATCGGCAACGGCACGGCCGTGGAGGAAGGGGCCATTCTTCATATCCGCCCGGACGGTCTGCTGGAACTGGAAGATCATGTGACCGTGGGTCATGGCGCCATCATCCATGGCCGGCTGATCCAAACCCATGCCGTTATCGGCATCGGGGCGATCATCGGGTTTGATGTGGTGGTGGGGGCCTGGGCCATTGTGGCGGAAGGGTCGGTCATTCCCCAGAAAACCCATATTCCGGATGAAAAAATCACCGGCGGCGTGCCATACAAAATCATCGGAGATGTTCAGCCGCGGCACAAGGAGTTCTGGACTTACGGCAAGCAGCTGTATGTCGATCTTGCCCGGGACTACCCCGAAAAGCTGAAAAAACTGGGCTGATCAAACAAAAATCAGATCTCGATTGGCTGTCCCACCTTGACATCCACATACGCGGCGCCGAATGCCTGCCGGAACCGGTCAATGGCCCAGTCCGAGGTATCGTGGGGAGACAATGCCACAATGCCGGGGGAGACCTTTTGGATGGCGGCAATGGCGTTTTCCACATCCGCTTCCCGGATGCCCTGCCACGGCGGGGTGTCAGATCCCACAATGCGCTGGATATTGACGGGTCCCAGCATGATCCGTCCTCCGTTCACGGGATAATGAAGCCCGCCGATAATCCCGTGGATGGGTTCGTCAAACAACGCCTTGGCCCGATCGATGATCCGTTCGATGGTCTGGTGGCCGCAGCCCACAATCAAAACGATTCCCTTGCCTTTGACATGGATGGCCAGGGCATTCTCCAGGGTGCGTCCCATCAGAAACAGATATCTGGGAATGGTGCCGATGCTGAAAATGCCGGGCTTCAATTCCGTCGGGTCTGAAATCACCCTGGCGTTTGCACTGGGATTCCACCGGGACCCGGTTACCGGGGCCGGAGAATAGATTGGGATATCCGGCAGGGACACGGGCCCCCGGGACAGGCTGAATGTCTGCGTTTTCTGCTCGGTCATGCCGCCCACATGATCCAGGTGCAGGTGGCTGAAAAAAATCATGTCAGGGTCGGACAGGGAAATGCCCAGCTTTTCCATGTTGTGAAGCAATGGAGACGGATGGGCTTTTTCTTTGTTGAAACCGCAATCCATGAGAATGGTGACATCGTCGGCTTTGATGAGATAGGACACACCGGGTTCGGTTTTCAGAGACGGGTCTGCGGCATGAAAATCCACCAGCGGAAGAAGGGTCAGCTGGTTGACCGCTCCCGGCGAAGGGATTTGATGGACCTGTGTGCCTGAAATCTCTTTTTCTGTCTGCTGCCTTCCTTTATTCAGCTGGATAATTTTACCGGCAAAAAACAGCGCTCCCACCACCAGTAAAACCAGGATAAAATACAATGGTGTCATGTCAGCCCCTTTTTTTCAAAGCATCGTCCTCATTTTTCATGGGTTTAAAATGACGGGTTACATGCCTGTTGTCAACAGGGTCCTTTTCTTTTTCAGGATCGTCCTAACATATTCAGCGGCCCGTCAACCCGCTATGGTTCTTGACACATCTCAGCGGTGAACATCCAGGGTGAGCCCGGAAGAAACAGCTTTCTCGTCCTTTTCTTGAGCGGCTGAGGGTTCAAGAACCGTCAGCCTTGTCTCATCGATCGTCTCCGCTTCCACAAATTCCTGCTTGATCGCTTCCGCCCGTTCACGGGCCAGTTCGTGCAACCGGGCTTTGGTTACCGGTTGCGCGTCGACAAGTTTTTGAAGCAGGGCCGTATAAAGCTCGCAGGACGAGTCTGACGGGAGCGGTTCCGCAGGCTTCTTCTCCTTTTTTTTGTTCGCCACAGCCGTCTGCTTTGCTGCATTCTCCCTGGCCGCAGCCAGCGCATCGGCGGAAATTCGCTCCGTGACCATTGTTTCGATGGCGCGCTGGACCAGGGGATTGCTCATATCCATAGGTCCCGCATCTTCGTTGGGACCAACCACTCTACCCGCACGCCCGGCAATTTCATGCCGGATCGCCATGGATTTCAGGGCCTCACCGTCTTTGACCGGGTCAAACCGGCCCTGGATTTTCAGCGTGAGTTGCGGACGCCTGGCAAGGGCTTCGGAAAGGGTCTTCACTTTTTCTCGCTCCGGAGGAGGCAACACGGCCCTGCCCGGTTCAAACTCGATGGTCTCGAGATGCTCTTTTTCCACGTCGAGCATGCCGGCCAGTGCCCTGAAAGGGGAAGTGATGATTTTGGTGAAAAAATTGATAAGGGTTTTCCATATGAGATCCCCAAAGCGGAACTGAGGATCGTCCAGGTTGCCGGAAACGGGGAGCCCGATGTCGATCCGGCCGTCGGCATCCTTGAGAAGCGCAACGGCAAACTCCAGGGGAATGTCGGGCGCATCAGGGCTTTCCACCTTCTCGCCCAGCGTGAGGTTGTCCAGGATGATCTGGTTGCTCCCTTTGAGCTCACTTTGCTGGATCAGGTAGTGAAGATCGAGAGAGAGCCTTCCGGAGGCGATCCTGTATCCGGCGAATTTCCCCGTGTACGGGGTGATGTTGGTCATCTCCACGTTCCTGAAAATCATGTCAATGTCCGTGAAATGCTTGATATTGAGCGGCTCGATCTGCCCCTGGATACTGGATGTGCCATATTCATTTACCCGGCCTTTGAGCTCAATCTGCGCCCGGGCTCCTTGTCTGGAGGAGAGCCCGACGACTGCGCCCTTCAATTCATAGATCTTTGCGGCAAATGGTAGGCGGAGACTCAGGTCTGCGAAATCGAGGACACCTTTTTCGATGCGGATTCTCCGAACATCCACGGGAAATCCGCCGGGAGTTTCCACTTGGGGCACCGGGTTTTTCCCCTCAACCGTTTTTTTGTTGTGCCGCAGCACCTTGGCCAGGTTCAGGCTCTTGTCTTTATATATGATCAGCTTTCCATAGGGTTTAATGAGGTGGACTTCTCCGATGTCAAGCTGTTCAGGCCCAAGCCCCAGCGTGATATTGTCCGCCTTCAAGTCCTGCCAGGCAAGAAATCTTTTCGTGGTGCCCACCTCGGAAACGAGCAGATCCGTGATGTGCGCATTGCCGGAGAATTGCAGGTTCGGACCATTTTTTTTCTCACCGTAGATCACCTTTCCCGCAGCGTTGAAATCCCCCGCATCCACGCTCAGGTAGGCATATTGTGCCACGTAGGGCTGAAAAGGTGTCAGGGCCAGGTTCGACACACGGACCGTCGCTTCCGCGCTTTTCTGAGCGAGAGTGAAGCGTCCCCTGGCATTCATGGTGCCCCCTTGCTCTACCGTCAGAGACGCTTCAAAGGGAACAGAGGCCTTGCCTTCACTGCGAAAATCGGCAAGTTTCAGCGTGATGTCTTGAAGGGTCACCGCGGGCGCAGGAGACAGCTTCTGATCTGTGAAAGCCACGCTCAACCCGGCCGTCTCCACTGAGCCGACGGCAACGGACCAGGGCATTTCTTCCGCCTGGGTCTTGGCCACAACGACGTCATTTTTTTCTTGGCGGTTGTCGACATTTCTTTTTCCGAGCACGCGCAACAGGTTCAAGGTGCCGGCCTTTTCCAGCACCATGGCGGCATGCCCGCCCTCCACCAAAACTTTTTCCAGGGTCACCTGCCGGGTTTCAAGGTCGATGCGGCCTCCCTCCACGGCAAGACTTCCCAGCGTGACCAGGGGCGCCTCCTGCCTCATCTCTTTCAGGGACACGCCCTCGAAGATGAGGTTCAGGTTCTCGGCCAGGCCCCCCGCCTGAAACGATCCAGAAGCCAGATCAACCCGGCCGTCATCGAGACGAATGGTGTCCACAAAGAGAATCGGCTCCCCGTCCCCCCGGGCCTTGAGTTCCAGGGCCGAGACAAGCACTTTTAATTCTTCGATGACAAAACCAGGGGATTGATCCGTATGGGCAAATTCGTAGCGGGCGTCGAGGTCTACTTCACCCCCGGGTTTGTCCAGAAGAATGTCATCCTGCAAAAATTCCCATGCCGAAACGGTCTTGAATCCCTCCACCTTTACCCTGCCTTCGGACCAGAGAGGATGGAGGGAAACATCGCCGGCCCCTGTGAGCTTTCCGCCGTGGGGAAGGGTCGCTTCCAGGGAATAGACTCCCTTTTGGTCCGGCAGCGTGGTAAGGTTTTTGAGCGCCAGGTCAATCGTCTCCAGCGTAATACTGCCCGGGGTCGGGCCGGATAAGTCCGTGAAAACGAGTCGCCCCTGGTTCAAGGCAATGTGCTCAAAGATGACGCGCGGCAAGCGCTCATCTCCTTTGGTTTTTTCCTCATTTTCCTTCTTTGGGATCCGGTCTGCGATATCAATAAAGTTGATGCGGCCCTCAGGTTCTATTTGCAGATTCACGACCGGGCCTTCCAGGCGGACATCCGCAAAGGTCCAGGCCCGGCGCCAGAGACTGGCGATCTCGAAGTTGACAAAAATCGCCTTGAATGCGATTAACGGGGATCCCTCTCTTTTTTTGAGGTCAAAGTTCTTGATATCCAGGGTGAGGGTGAACGGGTTTACCCGGACCTCTTCCATGACCATGAGGCAGTTGAGGGATTCCCGGGCAAACTGCGTGGATTGACGCTTGATCAGATAGGGGGCAAGAAAAAAGCCTGCCAGGGTGTAGGTGATAATCAGGGCAACAGAGATGATGAGAGTTTTGCTCAGCAAAACCCTCATGAGCCAATGCCTTTGAAAATGTTTGCTTTCCGGAGCATCCATGGGTTCAGTTGCCTCCTCTTTATCTCGTTGAACAGCTCCGCATGAACCATTCAGCCTGAGCGGCTTTCACACGCGGCAGCGATTCCAGGGCTTTATTTGCCTGTATCCAAGCTTTGTGCCAGGTTCCATAAATGCGATTTTATTTAATCCAACATACTGGTTTATTATTGAATATTCAAGCGGGAAAGGGATTGGTTTTCAT
This region includes:
- a CDS encoding MBL fold metallo-hydrolase, with translation MTPLYFILVLLVVGALFFAGKIIQLNKGRQQTEKEISGTQVHQIPSPGAVNQLTLLPLVDFHAADPSLKTEPGVSYLIKADDVTILMDCGFNKEKAHPSPLLHNMEKLGISLSDPDMIFFSHLHLDHVGGMTEQKTQTFSLSRGPVSLPDIPIYSPAPVTGSRWNPSANARVISDPTELKPGIFSIGTIPRYLFLMGRTLENALAIHVKGKGIVLIVGCGHQTIERIIDRAKALFDEPIHGIIGGLHYPVNGGRIMLGPVNIQRIVGSDTPPWQGIREADVENAIAAIQKVSPGIVALSPHDTSDWAIDRFRQAFGAAYVDVKVGQPIEI
- a CDS encoding DUF748 domain-containing protein, with product MDAPESKHFQRHWLMRVLLSKTLIISVALIITYTLAGFFLAPYLIKRQSTQFARESLNCLMVMEEVRVNPFTLTLDIKNFDLKKREGSPLIAFKAIFVNFEIASLWRRAWTFADVRLEGPVVNLQIEPEGRINFIDIADRIPKKENEEKTKGDERLPRVIFEHIALNQGRLVFTDLSGPTPGSITLETIDLALKNLTTLPDQKGVYSLEATLPHGGKLTGAGDVSLHPLWSEGRVKVEGFKTVSAWEFLQDDILLDKPGGEVDLDARYEFAHTDQSPGFVIEELKVLVSALELKARGDGEPILFVDTIRLDDGRVDLASGSFQAGGLAENLNLIFEGVSLKEMRQEAPLVTLGSLAVEGGRIDLETRQVTLEKVLVEGGHAAMVLEKAGTLNLLRVLGKRNVDNRQEKNDVVVAKTQAEEMPWSVAVGSVETAGLSVAFTDQKLSPAPAVTLQDITLKLADFRSEGKASVPFEASLTVEQGGTMNARGRFTLAQKSAEATVRVSNLALTPFQPYVAQYAYLSVDAGDFNAAGKVIYGEKKNGPNLQFSGNAHITDLLVSEVGTTKRFLAWQDLKADNITLGLGPEQLDIGEVHLIKPYGKLIIYKDKSLNLAKVLRHNKKTVEGKNPVPQVETPGGFPVDVRRIRIEKGVLDFADLSLRLPFAAKIYELKGAVVGLSSRQGARAQIELKGRVNEYGTSSIQGQIEPLNIKHFTDIDMIFRNVEMTNITPYTGKFAGYRIASGRLSLDLHYLIQQSELKGSNQIILDNLTLGEKVESPDAPDIPLEFAVALLKDADGRIDIGLPVSGNLDDPQFRFGDLIWKTLINFFTKIITSPFRALAGMLDVEKEHLETIEFEPGRAVLPPPEREKVKTLSEALARRPQLTLKIQGRFDPVKDGEALKSMAIRHEIAGRAGRVVGPNEDAGPMDMSNPLVQRAIETMVTERISADALAAARENAAKQTAVANKKKEKKPAEPLPSDSSCELYTALLQKLVDAQPVTKARLHELARERAEAIKQEFVEAETIDETRLTVLEPSAAQEKDEKAVSSGLTLDVHR
- a CDS encoding gamma carbonic anhydrase family protein gives rise to the protein MAVYQYGDRIPTIGKNTYISDSARVIGDVVIQDNCYIGHGAIVRGDYGTIHIGNGTAVEEGAILHIRPDGLLELEDHVTVGHGAIIHGRLIQTHAVIGIGAIIGFDVVVGAWAIVAEGSVIPQKTHIPDEKITGGVPYKIIGDVQPRHKEFWTYGKQLYVDLARDYPEKLKKLG